One Ricinus communis isolate WT05 ecotype wild-type chromosome 7, ASM1957865v1, whole genome shotgun sequence genomic region harbors:
- the LOC8286349 gene encoding putative pentatricopeptide repeat-containing protein At1g10330 yields the protein MRVDSGECLLQLLQRFIKCQNQVEQIHSLLLTKAHLLFNPTISSHSKWKSTLFYNTLTRAYLNFGQTYNTVYLFTLMLAHQTPPNSHTFPSLIKAATLSFPSIGTSLHTQVIKRGVLCDPFVQTSLLAFYSQIGCLYNAHKVFDGILHPWIVEYNAMLDAYAKNNDMGSAILLFKRMLKRDVVSWTTVISGFSRSGLFREAINFFRVMIAHEDVSLGLVKPNEATYVSVLSSCASLDEGGSLFLGKQMHGSIIRNEVVLTVFIGTALIDFYGKVGCLNSAIRVFNSMTIKQICSWNAMISCLANNGREKQALDMFEMMEEKGPSPNEVTFVVVLTACTRAKLVQFGMRLFQSMWSDYSVKPIMEHYGCVVDLLGRAGLLREASEIIRSMPFEPDASVLGALLGACKIHGANKLANEVGGRLLRLQPLHCGQFVLLSNINAGLEKWSVAADVRKAMVEAGISKVPAYSLINYMGKT from the coding sequence ATGCGAGTAGACTCGGGTGAATGCCTACTCCAACTTCTCCAACGTTTCATCAAATGCCAAAATCAAGTCGAGCAAATTCACTCTCTCCTCCTAACCAAAGCCCACCTCCTTTTTAACCCAACAATTTCATCACACTCAAAATGGAAATCAACCCTTTTCTACAACACCTTAACGAGAGCCTACCTTAATTTTGGACAAACATACAACACTGTCTATCTCTTCACTCTCATGCTCGCCCACCAAACCCCTCCCAATAGCCACACCTTCCCTTCCCTCATCAAAGCTGCCACACTTTCCTTTCCCTCTATTGGAACTTCCCTTCATACCCAAGTTATCAAACGCGGTGTTTTATGTGACCCCTTTGTACAAACATCATTGCTTGCTTTTTACTCACAAATAGGTTGCTTGTATAATGCCCACAAAGTGTTTGATGGAATTCTTCACCCATGGATTGTTGAATATAATGCAATGCTGGATGCTTATGCGAAGAATAATGACATGGGTTCTGCAATTTTGCTCTTTAAAAGAATGCTTAAGCGAGATGTTGTCTCGTGGACCACTGTTATTAGTGGGTTTTCAAGGAGTGGCCTTTTCAGGGAGGCAATTAATTTCTTCAGGGTGATGATTGCACATGAAGATGTGAGTCTAGGTTTGGTTAAGCCAAATGAAGCAACTTATGTTAGTGTATTGTCTTCTTGCGCTAGTCTGGACGAAGGTGGATCGCTTTTTCTAGGGAAGCAAATGCATGGAAGTATTATTAGAAATGAGGTTGTTTTGACTGTTTTCATTGGGACAGCATTGATAGATTTTTACGGGAAAGTGGGTTGTTTAAATAGTGCAATCAGAGTGTTCAATAGCATGACTATTAAACAGATTTGTTCTTGGAATGCAATGATTTCTTGTCTTGCTAATAATGGAAGAGAAAAACAAGCTTTAGACATGTTTGAGATGATGGAGGAAAAAGGTCCAAGTCCAAACGAAGTAACTTTTGTTGTTGTGCTTACTGCATGTACTCGTGCCAAGCTAGTACAGTTTGGTATGAGGTTGTTTCAATCAATGTGGAGTGACTACAGTGTTAAACCAATAATGGAACATTATGGATGTGTGGTTGATCTATTGGGTAGAGCAGGGTTATTGAGAGAAGCAAGTGAAATCATAAGGAGTATGCCTTTTGAGCCTGATGCTTCTGTTTTGGGGGCACTTTTAGGTGCTTGTAAGATTCACGGAGCCAATAAGTTGGCAAATGAAGTTGGGGGAAGGTTACTCCGATTGCAGCCATTGCATTGCGGGCAATTTGTTTTGTTGTCAAACATTAATGCTGGATTGGAGAAATGGAGTGTTGCTGCTGATGTGAGAAAAGCCATGGTAGAGGCAGGGATTAGCAAAGTTCCTGCctatagtttaattaattatatgggAAAAACGTAA